A single region of the Agromyces sp. Leaf222 genome encodes:
- a CDS encoding inositol monophosphatase family protein, with the protein MLVEPVLSDADVAVRAARAGAAIARARFGSEHRRIEHAGPDFTTEADIEAERAIRAVLTRYRPDDGILGEELGASGDSSRRWLVDPICGTLNYSAGVPLFAVNVALDVDGVTAAAAVADPPAGRVLWTDGVHAWQAERAERAERAEDQGAEPGHRIAPSSSSRLVTVNLEGPDPGPIGSRLLFDETFRARFSPRCLSTTLALAWVAAGQHAGYITGGDLRDSVHWAAGIALCRAAGAVVTNLAGGDLHTGEHGMIAAADADTHTQLLATLDTMR; encoded by the coding sequence ATGCTGGTCGAGCCGGTTCTCTCCGACGCGGATGTCGCGGTGCGCGCGGCCCGAGCGGGGGCGGCGATCGCGCGCGCCAGGTTCGGCTCCGAGCATCGCCGCATCGAACATGCGGGCCCCGACTTCACGACGGAGGCCGACATCGAGGCGGAGCGGGCGATCCGCGCGGTGCTCACGAGGTATCGACCAGACGACGGCATCCTCGGCGAGGAGCTCGGGGCGAGCGGCGATTCGTCCCGTCGCTGGCTCGTGGACCCCATCTGCGGCACCCTCAACTACTCAGCGGGCGTGCCGCTGTTCGCCGTCAATGTGGCTCTGGACGTCGACGGCGTCACCGCGGCTGCAGCGGTCGCAGACCCCCCTGCTGGGCGGGTGCTCTGGACCGACGGCGTCCACGCCTGGCAGGCCGAGCGGGCCGAGCGGGCCGAGCGGGCCGAAGATCAGGGCGCCGAGCCTGGGCATCGCATCGCACCGTCCTCGTCGTCGCGCCTGGTCACGGTCAACCTCGAGGGTCCCGACCCGGGTCCGATCGGCAGCCGGCTGCTGTTCGACGAGACGTTCCGCGCACGGTTCAGTCCGCGGTGCCTCTCGACGACGCTGGCGCTCGCATGGGTCGCCGCCGGGCAGCACGCCGGCTACATCACCGGCGGAGACCTTCGAGACAGCGTGCACTGGGCCGCCGGGATCGCGTTGTGCCGTGCGGCCGGCGCGGTCGTCACCAACCTGGCCGGCGGTGACCTGCACACGGGGGAGCACGGCATGATCGCGGCCGCGGATGCGGACACTCACACGCAGTTGCTGGCGACACTGGACACGATGCGCTGA
- a CDS encoding threonine/serine exporter ThrE family protein produces the protein MGVRSGSAERAWRAASARGVTGAATVAVLAFALGGGAASALLATPTVAAASVPSAADVTTARVATAPLRVWGEPLPVVPESDESETPTPTPTPEPTETAGPPPTPEPDPTEEPTGEPTEAPTVPPETVEPVETPEPTEAPTETPVPTVVPAVPPAAADPTTSVVSWVIAAFVLVVAAGILLLVRRRGADAETAGGPDGGDVIGAGVAASVVPSSSAGAEHDVDAPATLAAMEDIGAAMTDAGYSVTTVRQTLIEVAEVNGLAETEIVVFPTALLVSARGVGAMSTGAVASGERSLLLHQVDDLQHIVDDARSGSVAPEETRERVRRMRELPRPYSPVQRGAAYVLLSAGLAVLLGASWTGVVFAGVLGAGVGTVLLVGERLSGRYRALLTVAIAFSVAIIVLLGLRLGLDSGVLPALIAPLVVLLPGALLTVGSIELATGQMLSGAGRLAAGAMQLVLLGVGIVAAGALIGIPALAATGSASTLGVIAPWIAVALFGVGIVVYQCGPRRSLGWILVVLYVAYGAQVLGAVFFGGVLSALIGALVVTPVTAIVARQRSGPAALVSFLPAFWLLVPGALGLVGVATVLGGEATGSSSLITTLATMVSISLGVLAGTALSSRIGRPVL, from the coding sequence GTGGGGGTCCGCTCGGGCAGCGCGGAGCGTGCGTGGCGCGCGGCATCCGCTCGCGGGGTGACGGGCGCGGCCACGGTCGCGGTGCTCGCGTTCGCGCTCGGCGGGGGCGCGGCATCCGCCCTGCTCGCGACGCCCACGGTAGCCGCGGCATCCGTTCCCAGTGCTGCGGATGTCACGACGGCACGAGTCGCGACCGCACCGTTGCGGGTGTGGGGCGAGCCGCTGCCGGTCGTCCCGGAGTCGGACGAGAGCGAGACGCCCACGCCGACGCCCACCCCCGAGCCGACCGAGACCGCCGGGCCGCCGCCGACCCCCGAGCCCGATCCGACCGAGGAGCCGACCGGCGAGCCGACCGAGGCGCCCACCGTGCCACCTGAGACGGTGGAGCCGGTCGAGACTCCCGAGCCGACCGAGGCGCCCACCGAGACCCCGGTGCCGACGGTGGTGCCCGCCGTTCCGCCCGCCGCCGCCGACCCGACGACGTCGGTGGTGTCGTGGGTGATCGCGGCATTCGTGCTCGTCGTCGCGGCGGGCATCCTGCTGTTGGTCCGGCGCAGGGGAGCGGATGCCGAGACGGCCGGTGGCCCGGATGGCGGCGACGTGATCGGGGCGGGCGTCGCGGCATCCGTCGTGCCGAGCTCGTCGGCCGGTGCCGAGCATGACGTCGACGCGCCGGCGACCCTGGCGGCCATGGAGGACATCGGCGCGGCGATGACGGATGCCGGCTACTCGGTCACGACGGTTCGGCAGACGTTGATCGAGGTCGCCGAGGTGAACGGCCTCGCCGAAACCGAGATCGTGGTGTTCCCGACCGCCCTGCTGGTGTCGGCGCGGGGCGTCGGAGCGATGAGCACCGGGGCGGTCGCCAGCGGCGAGCGGTCGCTGCTGCTGCACCAGGTCGATGACCTGCAGCACATCGTCGACGACGCGCGATCGGGGTCGGTCGCGCCCGAAGAGACACGGGAGCGCGTCCGCCGCATGCGCGAGCTGCCGCGGCCGTACTCGCCGGTGCAGCGCGGTGCGGCATACGTGCTGCTGAGCGCCGGACTCGCCGTGCTGCTCGGCGCCTCATGGACCGGTGTGGTGTTCGCGGGCGTGCTCGGAGCGGGCGTCGGCACCGTGCTGCTCGTCGGCGAGCGGCTCTCTGGCCGGTACCGGGCGCTGCTCACCGTCGCCATCGCGTTCTCGGTGGCGATCATCGTGCTGCTCGGCCTGCGCCTCGGGCTCGACTCCGGCGTGCTGCCCGCCCTCATCGCCCCCCTCGTGGTGCTGCTGCCCGGCGCCCTGCTCACGGTCGGCTCGATCGAGCTCGCGACCGGCCAGATGCTCTCGGGCGCCGGACGCCTCGCCGCGGGCGCGATGCAGCTCGTGCTGCTCGGCGTCGGCATCGTCGCGGCGGGCGCCCTGATCGGCATCCCGGCGCTCGCGGCGACGGGTTCGGCATCGACGCTCGGCGTCATCGCGCCGTGGATCGCCGTCGCCCTGTTCGGCGTGGGCATCGTCGTGTACCAGTGCGGGCCGAGGCGCTCGCTCGGCTGGATCCTCGTGGTGCTCTACGTCGCCTACGGCGCCCAGGTGCTCGGGGCGGTGTTCTTCGGCGGCGTGCTCTCGGCGCTCATCGGCGCGCTCGTGGTCACGCCCGTGACGGCGATCGTCGCCAGGCAGCGGTCAGGGCCGGCGGCGCTCGTCAGCTTCCTGCCGGCGTTCTGGCTGCTCGTTCCCGGCGCGCTCGGGCTCGTGGGCGTCGCAACGGTGCTCGGGGGCGAGGCCACCGGATCGAGCTCGCTCATCACGACGCTCGCGACGATGGTCTCGATCTCGCTCGGTGTGCTCGCGGGCACCGCGCTGTCGAGCCGCATCGGGCGGCCGGTGCTCTGA
- a CDS encoding PPOX class F420-dependent oxidoreductase: MASIDSLTDDGRRFVSDSHLATLSTIGRDGGIHVVAVGYTVDAGVVRIITSDGSQKVRNVERDGRATVGQVSGPQWLSIAGEAVIERDPAAVAHAVELYAQRYRQPRVNPKRVVIRIAPDRVMGSAGLVG; encoded by the coding sequence ATGGCATCGATCGACTCACTCACCGATGACGGGCGCCGCTTCGTCTCGGATTCCCACCTCGCGACGCTCTCGACGATCGGTCGCGACGGTGGCATCCACGTCGTTGCGGTCGGCTACACGGTCGATGCGGGCGTCGTGCGCATCATCACGAGCGACGGCAGCCAGAAGGTGCGCAACGTCGAGCGCGATGGGCGCGCCACCGTGGGGCAGGTCTCCGGGCCGCAGTGGCTGAGCATCGCCGGTGAGGCGGTCATCGAACGCGACCCCGCCGCGGTGGCGCACGCGGTCGAGCTGTATGCGCAGCGCTACCGGCAGCCCCGCGTGAATCCGAAGCGGGTGGTCATCCGGATCGCACCGGATCGCGTGATGGGTTCCGCAGGCCTGGTCGGCTGA